In a genomic window of Thermoanaerobaculales bacterium:
- a CDS encoding SAM-dependent methyltransferase: MSWIAREIAARGGEVSFRDYMELALYHPRHGYYSAATPRYGRGGDFLTAPTASPWYAVVLAGLVERLAARAGPVCFLDVASGDGALLVDLLSAMADGGAAAIREACSVERSSPMRAAQLARLGGAAKVSIRVVASLEEVERTAGPVVVHACELYDALPVHRVVMRPGGLSELRVAAVGDACRWSESPAGGELDRYFASHGVRLEPGQIAEARLDAERLHSSLLELAGGDGLAVITDYGYEARRLYDPRGRRGGSLAVQRAHRVSRDPFLEPGERDLSAHVNWDDLRRAADAAGWREIALTGLAPFLIRAGLAGQMERLGVGEAAGLDARTVAERQEIKRLLDPDGMGSDLKVLVQGKGPLADAAAEDLGSGV; this comes from the coding sequence ATGTCCTGGATCGCGCGGGAGATCGCGGCGCGCGGCGGCGAGGTCAGCTTTCGCGACTACATGGAGCTGGCGCTCTACCACCCCCGGCACGGCTACTACAGCGCGGCCACGCCGCGCTACGGTCGCGGCGGGGACTTCCTGACGGCGCCGACGGCGTCGCCGTGGTACGCGGTCGTGCTGGCGGGCCTCGTCGAGCGTCTCGCCGCGCGCGCCGGCCCGGTCTGCTTTCTCGATGTCGCCTCGGGCGACGGCGCGCTCCTCGTCGACCTGCTGTCCGCGATGGCGGACGGTGGCGCCGCCGCGATCCGGGAGGCCTGCTCGGTCGAGCGCTCGTCACCGATGCGAGCCGCCCAGCTCGCCCGGCTCGGCGGCGCGGCCAAGGTGTCGATCAGGGTGGTGGCGTCGCTCGAGGAGGTGGAGCGCACGGCAGGCCCGGTCGTCGTGCACGCGTGCGAGCTCTACGACGCGCTGCCGGTGCATCGGGTCGTGATGAGGCCGGGCGGCCTCAGCGAGCTGCGAGTGGCGGCGGTCGGCGACGCTTGCCGCTGGAGCGAGTCGCCGGCCGGGGGCGAGCTCGATCGGTACTTCGCCAGCCACGGCGTGAGGCTCGAGCCCGGGCAGATCGCGGAGGCGCGCCTCGACGCGGAGCGGCTGCACTCGAGCCTGCTCGAGCTCGCCGGGGGCGACGGGCTGGCGGTGATCACCGACTACGGCTACGAAGCGCGCCGCCTCTACGACCCCCGCGGCCGCCGCGGCGGCTCGCTGGCCGTCCAGCGCGCCCACCGGGTGTCTCGCGATCCGTTCCTGGAGCCCGGCGAGCGCGACCTCAGCGCCCACGTCAACTGGGACGATCTCCGGCGCGCCGCCGACGCCGCCGGCTGGCGGGAGATCGCGCTGACCGGCCTCGCGCCCTTCCTCATCCGCGCCGGGCTCGCCGGGCAGATGGAGCGGCTGGGGGTGGGCGAGGCGGCCGGGCTCGACGCTCGGACGGTGGCCGAGCGGCAGGAGATCAAGCGCCTGCTCGACCCCGACGGCATGGGCTCGGACCTCAAGGTTCTGGTGCAGGGGAAGGGGCCGCTGGCTGACGCCGCAGCAGAGGATCTAGGATCTGGGGTCTAG
- a CDS encoding proline--tRNA ligase, with the protein MRWSRTFLYTLRQDPSDAEVVSHRLMVRAGLISKVATGIYNYLPLGWRVLQKLQAIIRDEMDRAGSSELVLPAVQPAELWQESGRWFAYGPELLRIKDRHQRDFCFGPTHEEVITDIVRRSVTSYRQLPVSLYQIQVKFRDEIRPRFGLMRGREFLMKDAYSFHADAEDLDHTYRAMENAYRRVFTRCGLSFVQVEADTGNIGGSESHEFMVLADTGEDAVLSCPECGYGANSEKATTGALAAAPPWPLDTPASPRAVDTPEQRSVEEVASFLGIAPSHLIKTMIFETDTEFVAALIRGDLEVNEVKLKNLLGAVHLQLASEQKIEQVTRAPQGFAGPVGLEGARIVADGTVMELPVAATGANAADTHLVGVVPGRDFSPAQVADLRRARAGDPCPRCPGSLVERRGIEVGHVFKLGTKYSAAMKCSFLDHEGADHPMIMGCYGLGVGRTAAAAIEQNHDQRGIIWPLPLAPYEVLLVLLNSDQPDVVAAADRLYQELAGAGIDVLYDDRAERPGVKFNDADLIGFPVRVVVGSRGLADGKVEISLRRDGIKRMVDAGNTVAEIEKLLDELRIHLEE; encoded by the coding sequence ATGCGATGGAGTCGGACCTTTCTCTACACCCTGCGCCAGGACCCCTCGGACGCGGAGGTCGTGTCCCACCGCCTGATGGTCCGGGCAGGCCTCATTTCCAAGGTCGCGACCGGCATCTACAACTACCTGCCCCTGGGGTGGCGGGTGCTGCAGAAGCTGCAGGCCATCATCCGCGATGAGATGGACCGCGCCGGCTCGTCCGAGCTGGTGCTGCCGGCGGTCCAGCCGGCCGAGCTGTGGCAGGAGTCCGGGCGCTGGTTCGCGTACGGGCCCGAGCTGCTGCGCATCAAGGACCGCCACCAGCGCGACTTCTGCTTCGGTCCGACCCACGAGGAGGTGATCACCGACATCGTCCGCCGCTCGGTCACCTCCTACCGCCAGCTGCCGGTGAGCCTCTACCAGATCCAGGTCAAGTTCCGGGACGAGATCCGGCCGCGCTTCGGCCTGATGCGCGGGCGCGAGTTCCTGATGAAGGACGCCTACTCCTTCCACGCCGACGCCGAGGACCTCGACCACACCTACCGGGCAATGGAGAACGCCTACCGCCGGGTGTTCACGCGCTGCGGCCTGTCTTTCGTCCAGGTCGAGGCCGACACCGGCAACATCGGCGGCTCGGAGTCGCACGAGTTCATGGTGCTCGCCGACACCGGCGAGGACGCGGTGCTGTCGTGCCCCGAGTGCGGCTACGGCGCCAACTCCGAGAAGGCGACCACCGGCGCGCTCGCCGCGGCGCCGCCATGGCCGCTCGACACCCCGGCGTCGCCGCGAGCGGTCGACACCCCGGAGCAGCGCAGCGTCGAGGAGGTCGCCTCGTTCCTCGGCATCGCGCCCTCACACCTCATCAAGACCATGATCTTCGAGACCGACACCGAGTTCGTGGCGGCTCTCATCCGAGGCGACCTCGAGGTCAACGAGGTCAAGCTCAAGAACCTGCTCGGAGCCGTTCACCTCCAGCTCGCGTCGGAGCAGAAGATCGAGCAGGTCACTCGCGCGCCACAGGGATTCGCCGGGCCGGTCGGGCTCGAGGGCGCGCGCATCGTGGCCGACGGGACGGTGATGGAGCTGCCGGTCGCAGCGACCGGGGCCAACGCCGCCGACACCCACCTGGTCGGCGTGGTGCCGGGCCGCGACTTCTCTCCCGCCCAGGTGGCCGACCTCCGGCGCGCCCGCGCCGGCGACCCTTGCCCGCGCTGCCCGGGCTCGCTCGTCGAGCGGCGTGGCATCGAGGTCGGGCACGTGTTCAAGCTCGGCACCAAGTACTCCGCGGCGATGAAGTGCTCCTTCCTCGACCACGAGGGCGCCGACCACCCGATGATCATGGGCTGCTACGGGCTGGGCGTCGGCCGGACGGCGGCCGCGGCGATCGAGCAGAACCACGATCAGCGCGGCATCATCTGGCCGCTGCCGCTGGCCCCCTACGAGGTGCTGCTGGTGCTGCTCAACTCCGACCAGCCCGACGTCGTCGCGGCGGCCGACCGCCTCTACCAGGAGCTCGCCGGCGCCGGCATCGACGTCCTCTACGACGATCGGGCCGAGCGCCCCGGCGTCAAGTTCAACGACGCCGACCTGATCGGCTTCCCGGTGCGGGTCGTGGTCGGATCGCGCGGACTCGCCGACGGCAAGGTCGAGATCTCGCTGCGCCGCGACGGCATCAAGCGGATGGTCGACGCCGGGAACACCGTCGCCGAGATCGAGAAGCTGCTCGACGAGCTCAGGATCCACCTCGAGGAGTAG
- the trxA gene encoding thioredoxin: MAGKALEVTDGNFHDVIMSADVPALVDFWAVWCGPCRAVAPIVEELAEEYAGRAVIGKLDVDQNKDVATQLGIQAIPTLILVKGGQIADRIVGVVDKKSLRARLDALL, from the coding sequence ATGGCCGGAAAAGCGCTCGAAGTGACCGATGGCAACTTCCACGACGTGATCATGAGTGCCGACGTGCCGGCGCTCGTGGACTTCTGGGCGGTGTGGTGCGGCCCGTGCCGGGCGGTCGCGCCGATCGTCGAGGAGCTCGCCGAGGAGTACGCCGGCCGCGCCGTGATCGGCAAGCTCGACGTCGATCAGAACAAGGATGTGGCGACCCAGCTCGGAATCCAGGCCATTCCGACCCTCATCCTCGTCAAGGGCGGGCAGATCGCCGACCGGATCGTCGGCGTCGTCGACAAGAAGAGCCTCCGGGCCCGGCTGGACGCGCTGCTCTAG
- a CDS encoding NAD(P)/FAD-dependent oxidoreductase: MGEIAVVGAGLSGLTAALRLAERGHRVRIYERYPRPGGLARVLEVGGEPLEAFYHHLFTSDRAAVALAEELGVGDLLEWLPSRMGIWTEGRLWDFGTPVSLLRFRPLNPVDKLRFVLATLRLQYTGRYQQFENVTAVEWIRRTQGERVWRTVWGPLFHQKFADRAEQVAMVWLWGKLRLRGRSRSESGLGERLGYMRGSFARLITALEGRIAAAGGQLCLSEPVRRVERADGRFQVVTRSGAQPADRVVVAAPVPDHIEIAGHLLDPQELGRLQGLQATAAICTVLELSRSLTPFYWLNIADPEMPFGGLIEHTNYIPRDRYGGRHILYISNYLFPDHPLYRANKEEVLNSYLPALQRVNPSFDRSWILASHHFHADYAQPVVTRGYREQIPGMRTSVTGLYLCCMAQIFPEDRGMNYAIAYGDRVARLVLEDLRGARGGAAGSEAAPI; encoded by the coding sequence GTGGGAGAGATCGCTGTCGTCGGCGCCGGCCTGTCTGGCCTGACGGCCGCCCTCCGCCTCGCCGAGCGGGGACACCGGGTGCGGATCTACGAGAGATACCCGCGGCCCGGCGGCCTGGCCCGGGTCCTCGAGGTCGGCGGCGAGCCGCTCGAGGCCTTCTACCACCACCTGTTCACCTCGGACCGCGCTGCCGTTGCGCTCGCCGAGGAGCTCGGCGTCGGCGATCTCCTGGAGTGGCTGCCGTCGCGGATGGGCATCTGGACCGAGGGGCGGCTGTGGGACTTCGGCACCCCGGTCTCGCTGCTCCGCTTCCGTCCCCTCAACCCCGTCGACAAGCTGCGCTTCGTGCTGGCGACGCTACGGCTGCAGTACACCGGGCGCTACCAGCAGTTCGAGAACGTCACCGCCGTGGAGTGGATCCGGCGCACCCAGGGCGAACGGGTCTGGCGCACGGTCTGGGGCCCCCTGTTCCACCAGAAGTTCGCCGACCGCGCCGAGCAGGTCGCGATGGTGTGGCTGTGGGGCAAGCTGCGGTTGCGCGGCCGCTCGCGATCCGAGTCCGGGTTGGGCGAGCGGCTCGGCTACATGCGCGGCTCGTTCGCCCGGCTGATCACCGCCCTCGAGGGCCGGATCGCCGCCGCGGGCGGGCAGCTCTGCCTCAGCGAGCCGGTCCGCCGGGTCGAGCGGGCGGACGGCCGCTTCCAGGTGGTCACCCGCTCCGGCGCGCAGCCCGCGGACCGGGTCGTGGTGGCGGCGCCGGTGCCGGACCACATCGAGATCGCCGGCCATCTCCTCGACCCGCAGGAGCTGGGCCGCCTGCAGGGGCTGCAGGCCACCGCCGCGATCTGCACCGTGCTCGAGCTGAGTCGCTCGCTGACGCCCTTCTACTGGCTGAACATCGCCGACCCCGAAATGCCGTTCGGAGGGCTCATCGAGCACACCAACTACATCCCGCGCGACCGCTACGGCGGCCGCCACATCCTCTACATCTCCAACTACCTCTTCCCCGATCACCCGCTCTACCGGGCGAACAAGGAAGAGGTCCTGAACAGCTATCTGCCCGCCCTGCAACGCGTCAACCCTTCCTTCGATCGCTCGTGGATCCTGGCCAGCCATCACTTCCACGCCGACTACGCCCAGCCGGTGGTGACGCGCGGCTACCGGGAGCAGATCCCGGGCATGCGAACCTCGGTGACCGGCCTCTACCTGTGCTGCATGGCCCAGATCTTCCCCGAGGACCGCGGGATGAACTACGCGATCGCGTACGGCGACCGGGTCGCGCGATTGGTGCTCGAGGACCTCCGCGGCGCGCGCGGTGGTGCCGCCGGTTCGGAAGCAGCACCGATCTGA
- a CDS encoding LuxR C-terminal-related transcriptional regulator produces the protein MRPSILLRPSCPPEDHPEIQRFLELIAVTVGASFVELELVTPDGQVGRYRRGEPTAEAAVHPLELRQHRGTLRLGGAGDVPGRLADLVAFSLDGILQGVRSSAQLAVLLAGMEASTSAVLLFDRAADIVYANPRADALLSQPAEGLPDSGQPGQPFPTLFARLRSAAKKLLDGHLARRAWNSLLVLTDGSVIGCEIVLLGGESGVSGVAAAALLQPLTTLPVLFLEAFCAHYGVSPREQEVIGLLLEGRGTSEIACRLSISEHTVRDHLKSLYRKTGTRSRSELISVVSTARMEPAASLDRF, from the coding sequence GTGAGACCTTCGATCCTCCTTCGCCCGAGCTGCCCCCCCGAGGACCACCCCGAGATCCAGCGGTTCCTCGAGCTGATCGCCGTCACGGTGGGCGCGTCGTTCGTCGAGCTCGAGCTGGTGACCCCCGACGGGCAGGTGGGCCGCTACCGCCGGGGCGAGCCGACCGCCGAGGCCGCAGTCCACCCGCTCGAGCTGCGGCAGCACCGGGGCACCCTCCGGCTCGGTGGGGCCGGCGACGTTCCCGGCCGGCTGGCCGACCTGGTGGCGTTTTCCCTCGATGGGATCCTGCAGGGCGTACGCTCCTCGGCCCAGCTCGCGGTGCTGCTCGCCGGGATGGAGGCATCGACCAGCGCGGTGCTGCTGTTCGACCGCGCTGCCGACATCGTGTACGCGAACCCGCGCGCGGATGCCCTGCTGTCGCAGCCGGCCGAGGGCCTCCCCGACAGCGGCCAGCCGGGCCAACCCTTCCCGACCCTGTTCGCGCGGCTGCGGTCAGCGGCGAAGAAGCTGCTCGACGGGCACCTGGCCCGGCGGGCGTGGAACTCGCTGCTGGTGCTCACCGACGGCTCGGTGATCGGCTGCGAGATCGTGCTCCTCGGGGGCGAGTCCGGCGTCAGCGGTGTCGCTGCGGCCGCGCTGCTGCAGCCGCTGACGACCCTGCCGGTCCTGTTCCTGGAGGCGTTCTGCGCCCACTACGGCGTGTCCCCCCGCGAGCAGGAGGTGATCGGCCTGCTGCTCGAGGGGCGCGGCACGTCGGAGATCGCCTGCCGGCTGTCGATCAGCGAGCACACCGTCCGCGACCACCTCAAGAGCCTCTACCGAAAGACCGGAACGCGCTCGCGCAGCGAGCTGATCAGCGTGGTGTCGACCGCCCGCATGGAGCCGGCCGCGAGCCTCGACCGCTTCTGA
- the ffh gene encoding signal recognition particle protein, with protein MLETLQDRLARVTKALRGEGHLTEYHVESALREIRLALLEADVSVEVVTRFIDRVRERAVGKEVLSSVTPAQMVTKIVHDELVNLLGGQTAELDFRGRPAVIMLVGLQGSGKTTTAAKLARWIKSSKGLFPLLVPADTSRPAAREQLLVLGQQAAIPTIDTRDMEDPEAIARRALREASIKGYQVLLFDTAGRLHVDDELMDELGRLKKILAPKHIVFVADAMTGQDAVRSARAFHDHLDITGVILTKLDGDARGGAALSIREVVGRPIVFAGIGERLENLEQFHPDRMAGRILGMGDVATLVEKAQDALDERKARRLEAKLKKNKFDLGDLRDQLQSLGKMGPLQQVLEMVPGAGKMLPAGGATEAQELQLKRMGACIDSMTPQERRHPQILNASRKRRVAKGSGTSVEEINRLLRQFGQMRKLMKRLGKVDARTLKRQLGIR; from the coding sequence ATGCTGGAGACGCTTCAGGACCGTCTCGCTCGAGTGACGAAGGCGCTGCGCGGCGAGGGCCACCTCACCGAGTACCACGTCGAATCGGCCCTCCGGGAGATCCGGCTCGCGCTGCTCGAGGCCGATGTCAGCGTCGAGGTGGTCACCCGCTTCATCGATCGCGTCCGCGAGCGCGCGGTGGGCAAGGAGGTGCTCAGCTCGGTGACCCCGGCCCAGATGGTGACCAAGATCGTGCACGACGAGCTGGTCAACCTGCTGGGGGGACAGACCGCCGAGCTCGACTTCAGGGGCCGTCCCGCGGTGATCATGCTGGTCGGCCTGCAGGGCTCGGGCAAGACCACCACGGCGGCCAAGCTCGCCCGCTGGATCAAGTCCTCGAAGGGCCTGTTCCCGCTGCTCGTGCCCGCCGACACCTCGCGCCCGGCGGCGCGCGAGCAGCTGCTGGTGCTCGGGCAGCAGGCCGCGATCCCGACCATCGACACCCGCGACATGGAGGACCCCGAGGCCATCGCACGGCGCGCGCTGCGGGAAGCGTCGATCAAGGGCTATCAGGTGCTGCTGTTCGACACCGCCGGCCGGCTGCACGTCGACGACGAGCTGATGGACGAGCTCGGCCGGCTGAAGAAGATCCTGGCGCCGAAGCACATCGTGTTCGTCGCCGACGCGATGACCGGCCAGGACGCGGTGCGCTCGGCGCGCGCGTTCCACGATCACCTCGACATCACCGGGGTGATCCTGACCAAGCTCGACGGCGACGCCAGGGGCGGCGCCGCACTGTCGATCCGCGAGGTCGTGGGCCGGCCGATCGTGTTCGCGGGAATCGGCGAGCGGCTGGAGAACCTCGAGCAGTTTCACCCCGACCGGATGGCCGGCCGCATCCTCGGGATGGGCGACGTGGCGACCCTGGTCGAGAAGGCGCAGGACGCGCTGGACGAGCGCAAGGCCCGCCGCCTCGAGGCCAAGCTCAAGAAGAACAAGTTCGATCTCGGCGACCTGCGCGACCAGCTGCAGAGCCTGGGCAAGATGGGCCCGCTGCAGCAGGTGCTCGAGATGGTGCCGGGCGCGGGCAAGATGCTGCCCGCCGGCGGCGCCACCGAGGCGCAGGAGCTGCAGCTCAAGAGGATGGGAGCCTGCATCGACTCGATGACGCCGCAGGAGCGTCGGCACCCCCAGATCCTCAACGCCTCGCGCAAGCGTCGGGTGGCGAAGGGGTCGGGAAC